The following DNA comes from Solanum stenotomum isolate F172 chromosome 11, ASM1918654v1, whole genome shotgun sequence.
CAGGTTAACAATATAATATGATCTCAGCCATTTTGTCATCTGTACAACTTAGTAGACAactaaaattaaagaaacaCTCCCAACACTAGAAATTATCAACTCACTCAAGTTCAAAAGAAATATCACTGGGGATTCACAACTCACAAGATCTGTTAAGCCTACCATCAAGACATCTTCCCAGATAAAGCAACATACATAATGTAActggaaaacaaaaaacaacaacTACATAGATAAGTAGTAATGGCATtgtcatatattttgaacccaCAAAAACTTACAGACACTTGTTCAAGACAGAGTAATAtcaaaaaagtcaaaatattaagTTTCATCATGCCATTACATAACACCGGAAAACAAAAAACCAACTTCATAATGCAACTACTTCTTCCCACCCCTCTTTGCCTTCAAtttgccaatttttttctccttttcaacAGTCAACTGATCTGAAGTCGtagatttttttcctttctttgccTTCAAATTGCCAATTCTGGTCTCCTTTTCAGCTGTCAACTGATTTGAAGTCATAGTTTCTTTTCCTTTCCATGCCAATTTTCTTGGTGAGTATGGCAGATTAGTTGGAATGCTCACACCATTGTCATCTCCTTTGAAGCCAATCCTCCTGGTACCAGTTGGTCGAATCTGTATCTTTTTAGCTTGAAGCCTAGTCCTAGCTTCAGAAATTGCCTTCGGCCTTAGAATTGTCTGCTCGTCTTCACTTTCATGCTCACCTCTATCCTCATCAGCAACTGCACTTGAAGGTGCAACATGTTGCTCATCCTCAGATTCATCAGCAACTATTTTTCTCTTTGACTTTGAAGGTCCAGTAggtttcttttcaattttctttgaatttgaagGACCAGCAGGTTGGATACTCTGTTGACTTGAAGAAGCAATAAAGCCAGGAGTAGGCATGAAGACACTATCAGATTCTTCTTGACTGGCTTGGGGTGCTGACATTGGCACATCTTGGGTTGGTTGTTTTGATCTTTGAAgctataaaaatgacaaaattagttAGATATTGAATTAACTAGTGTAAATATTGACCAAGTAAAGAAAATTACATACCATAGGACATCTTCTTTGGTTGTGACCTGTTGCACTACAATGTCCACATGTCATTTTTAGTCCTTTTCTTGAAGCTAACCACACCCCTTCCCTTTTCCTTGCCTCAtccttttctctctttctcttaaGTTTTGGCCTGCCTACCAATTTATGTATTTCTGGTGGCTCCATAGCATGAGAAGGATCAACTTTCCAGAACTTCTCACCTCTAACAGGTTGTATTTTATGCATGTATACCAACATGTAAGCTTCTCTGGAATACCACCAACTCAACTGATCCAGTGGTTCTTGTTTGTCATGAAGATATGCTTTAATGGCATGAGGACATGGTATACCAGTCAAGTCCCATGTCCTACATGTACACTTCTTCCTATTAAGATTCACCACATGCCTATCTTCACCCTCAACTACCTCATATCCTTGGTCTCCATTAGATTGAACTTGACAACATTGTGCAATGATATTGAAATCATTATACAACTCCATGGCATATGGACTAAAATCTCCTTTCCAATTTttaccttcttcttcaagtttttgcAACCTATTCATAATCTATATAACAATACAACAGTAAGATCAACATATCCTATCAATATAACAGTCACATCAAACTATATTCTGCTATTTCTATTAAAACACTATATCTatcaatgaaaataaatttacaGAGAATTGAGCACTGCTCTTTAAGGCCTTAATCTCAAATGTAAAATTCAGTTCCTGATAAATTCGTTTTGTAAATACCCAAGAgattcaaataaagaaaaacaaggCCATAGTTCACAACAAAAGCAGCagaatttgaaaagaataagaaaaattacaacTTTGTGAGCCGAAAACTCAAAATCACCAAACTGTAAACAACCCAAACTCTAATTTTCAGTATTATCCCACATTAATCTAACCTACATAGAACCTAATAGTTAGATTAAGATAATATAAAAGATGATAATATAAACAGTAACAACTCACCTTGATTCTAATATTTTCTAACATCTTGATTATAGGTTTTGCCCTTGCTTCTAGAATCCATTTGTTGAATGACTCGGTAAAATTATTCTCACATGAGTGATTTTTGCAGACTGTGTCAAAATAAGCCCTGCACCAGTTTTGTGCAGGGTACCATACCAAATCCTTTGCAGCTTGTTTAGACACAGCACCCATGACTTTCAATTGATCATGAAATTCTTCTTCATAGGTGCGCCTGACCACCACAGTAACTTTCTCATCTGTACACCTTTCCAAGCCTTGCTCCAATTAGCTTCTATGTGCCTTGCACACCATCTATGATGTGCTTTAGGAAACACCTGACTAACAGCATCCAGCATCCAGTAGCCCCTGTAAcaataaaaatcataacaagTTAAAGTATTATTTGTATAAGAATTTAACTGAAAATCAGAAACTTATTAAAATCAGAAACAACTACCTTATGCATATCAGACATGAATGTTACTCCTTCACCATTTGCCAGGTCTAGAGAATTTCTCAGCAACTCAATAAACCATTTCCATGTTCTAGATGTCTCTCTGTCCACCACTGCCCAAGCAAGTGGATAGAAGTGTTTCACTGAATCTTGTCCCATTGCAACCAACAAGATTCCCTtgcattttccttttaaaaaagtCCCATCTAGCCCTATAAAAGGCCTCAAACCTCCTTTCCAGCCATTTTTTAAAGCTTGAATGCACACATACATTCTTAAGAATTTTCTTTTACCTTGTTCCAAAGCATCTCTAGATATATTTATGATAACATCAGTACCAGGGTTGCTGTCCCTCAATTCTTGAGCATAGCCCTCCAACTTATTGAATTCATCAATGTAGCTACCCTCCAATTTCTCTAACACAAGCCTTTTAACCCTCTTCATCTTGGAATAACTAAcgttcaaattaaaattatcatcCAAATCTTGTCTCATATCATTTACACTGTACTTTGGATTATTCTGAAGTTTTTTCTTGAAGTAGTATGCTAAAGCTTCTTGAGTGGCTCTTCTATTCTTAAAAGCATTTTCACCACATGAGTGTTTGGTGTTCAAGGTTTTAATTTTGAATCCCTGATTTTTCCTATCTTCAGATATCAAACACTCAAATGGACAACCAATATCACACAAGTATCTCAATCTTGTAGAGTCACTTTTTTCAACTTTAAGTGCAACCTTTCTAACAATAGAGTAAAAACTCACAATTCTTTTAGCTTCTTTAAGATCTTTAAAGCACATACCCTTTTCCAACTCTAAGAATCTATCTAGCTTGTCACTGATCTCtctgtttttttcctttctaaagACTTCCAATTCATCACTATTATAATCACTAGGAATAGGTTCATTTTGATCCTCATCCTCCTCATTTGATTCACAATCAGTTGCTACCTCTACTGGCACAGCAGGGTAAGGCTTGTTCAAGTCACAAATATTAGGAATAACAACAGTAGCTTCACCCTCATCTACAGCAAATAATTGAAGGACACTAAACTGACTAGACAGAGCAGATTGTAGAGTCCTAATGCTTGAATCATCCTCAAGCAAATAATATCTACCAGTTGGCCCTGTTACTAACAGTTGTTTCACAGCCCTAAACCCATATTTCTCAATGAACTCTGAGCAAATGTCAATATATGACAGTAAATCCACATCATAACCATGCCAGGTTTCATccaattttttaatgtatacaACTTAAGGAGAAAGGACCCATTTGCCCCTATAGTTAAATACTAAATCCACTTTTTCGgtcattcttcaaattttttacaTGGCAGACAAAAAAAGTGAAAAGGAATTGTCAGCCATAAACAAAACAAGTTATAGGAAAACtaacattatttaatttgaagatAAAGGTAGTAAAGTTATAGGGACCACtaacattatttatttcaacttCACATAGAATACAAcactaaaacaaacaaaaaagtgCACAAATTGGGAACAATAAAGTCATACACATACCAGTCACACACATACCTCACTCGAGAAAACAATCTATAAAGCACgtaaaagcaataaaaggcCCTAACATAAGAAAACAATGTATAATGTCAACACTACACAAACTTCACAACACTATAGTACAATAGACCAAATGCAATCAAAACTCGAATAGAACTAAACCCTAACTATTTACGAATACATTTAATTGAACAATCATTacacaatatttatcaaaattattaagAGTAAGTCTTCAGTTCTTACTTTATCGGAGTAGCAAATCGATTTCTTCACTTTTTACTTGAACAAAGCGGCAAATCCAACAACTGATGAAGGTGGGGGGAAATGTTTAGGGTTTTGTTTAAAGAAATGGGTAATGGGTGTTTTATTTGGATGGGTTGGGTATTTTGAAGATGGGTCGGGTGGATAGGGTGGTTTGGGTCAAACAAATTAggctttaattaattaaatttccaaCCAATTACAACATGCCAcgtaataaatgaaataattaaatatatttactaAGTAGTCTGTTAgtcaaaagggcaaaataggTCCCTAAAGGTTAACCCCAAGGGTATTTTGAGGCCAAAAGGTAAACGAGGGGTATTTTTGTACCAATTCTGATACTATAAGGGTATTTTAGACCCTTCTCcctatgatttatattagaaaatatatttaagggattcaatattattactttggttatgctattaattattgacataaccgaataaccaaaccgaaaaaagccGAACCAAATagagaaaaaccaaaccaaaccaatccaaatttattttggatcggattgggttacacttttacatagccaaaaaccaaaaaattcaaaCCGAATAGTGCAAAACCAAACAgaaaaaaccgaatgcacacccctacagTTGTTGGtagtatttttttgtataaaaatgaCTGTATTAGAGCTAGtgacatagtttttttttatgtatatatagtataaattatGAATGGGAGCCTTGTGGTAATAATACAAGTAATTGCCATACGATCAAGAGGTCACGTATCTGGCCCTTCCCTAATGTATATCCAATAATGCATACATTTTCTATCAAAAAATTTTCATAACTCAAACTCGAAATCTTTAAGCAAAGATAGAGAGATCTCATTGAACAACCCTACTATTGATGGATCATAGACATTTTCTatcaaataatacaaaattaaatcTACATAGATGTAAACGTGGtgctttaaaaatatgaaaatttttgcATCTTAGAAGATCCTTTTTTTGGTCGCCTATTAGTTGTCCAAATATCCATATTAAGActcgactaatttaaatttatacaatttaaattttattcggGAAAAACGTTCCCTACtaaagattttcttttaaaaaatctcaTATATGTATCACATGGAAAGAGTACAAAAAATGCATTAAAATGTGTAGGTGTTCGTTGAACCGTAATGCATGCAATCGGTGCACTAATTTGAATCCAACATAAAATTCGGATTCGCGCTAGAAAATCTTGTATTAGGGATAAAACGTTTCCTAATAAAAGCGATTTCATACCAAATTAATTCGAATTAAAGACATtcgattaaaaataaagaatttcttACCATTCCATCGCAACCCGATAATCAATCAAGTCCTTGGTGTTAGCAATCAGTCTCACATTTTGACcaacacaaaataacaaaagTAAATTAAGTCTCTATTCCCAATTACCTGTTTCTCtgattaatattaaaaaatgtcagacattatattaaaaaaattgttgtaggatagataaaaaaaattttaaactttaatcaTAGATTTTGAAtgatacttttaaaaatatctttttaataaatatttttgttaagttGAATTGAGAGTctattaaaaattatgtttgtatTTCGCAAGATAACAATTTTATTCTTGATCACACATACAACACTTTGTGGCATCACATGAAACATGATATTACTGTATGGTTGGTCTTATACATGATGTAAATTTGAGTAGTATTcacaattttaatataaatatcgaatatCAGATGAAAATTCAAAAGTAATGGACCAGttgtttaattaattgtttcaaGCAAATCTAGGTTCATAAAAAAACTATTGGATTGATACGTCCACTTTTTTGCACAATCAATGTGCAAGCAAATTTCTCCACgtatgtaattttttaagaaCGTATTGTCCATTTGATTATCTGTCATTATAATAACTCCTAgtcttaatttttaataaattcatAACAAGAAACAAATTAGATAGTACACTCCAACAATAGGTGGCCAAATATTATTGATCACGAAATATGATGGTATAAATATCAATAGGAGCatattgaatttttcaaaagtaatattttctacttcctctattccaatttatgtgacacattttgaatttcgaaatttaaacaagtttatttttaaccgtaaatttttcatatatcttttaaatattttcaattatcaataattgggacttatagtacttttaatatagtttataaatatataaatttcattttaaaaaatttgaagattccatGAGCAAATTctcgatcaaacttaaattgtttgctATCGAAAAGCGAAATGtgttacataaattgggacagagagagtatgTTTTATGGTTTATTTTATATGACACACTTTGATTTTTAGTCAGTATCAAAAAAtcgatatattttaatatttagtaacactttaaattttaaatattcattttattcttaataagaTAAGTTATAGTCACACGAACATATGTTGAGACTGtgacttattttagaccactaatttcaataaataaataaattatgtgtctagtcaaaatagaaaatatttatatttttgaataattCGACACAAATATAGTACGTCAACATCAAAAGTGAAGATTTCACACAACTTAGTTTATCACGCCTATCAAGAATTTAAAAGTTCATTGATTTTCTAAAAACTTTTTCactatcaaattaatatttcaataattattttcattagtataataaattaaatcatTATCTCAAATCCATACCTCTTCAAATGCCTACCATCATGTAAAATAGGATAAAAACACAACTTTCTTAAATCTTAACCATAAAAATTAGGACAAAATTGTACCTTTAATCAAGATCCAAATACaccctttatatatataatgatgaCCGAGTGAGTTTTGTACAGTTTTTGAGATATTCAATCCCTTAAGCCATGGGAGACACTACTGAAAAGTCTAATGGAGAATTTCAAGAGAAATTTGATGATGGTGAAACTATAGATTCAACAAATTTCAAGAAACCATCAAAAGGGAtgaatcaagaagaagaagaaggggttACTCTTGTTGATATTTTCAATCGTTTTGTGTCAGCAATTTTTTCTtctgataataataataatggtcaAATTATTCAGAGGATAAAAGGGTTTGTTTCTGAAAATGTTCCTTTACTTCATCAAGCTTCAAAGAATACTGCTCATAATGTTTACAATTGGACTCGTAAAGGAAGCCCTCTACGTGCCCTTCTTGTTGTTTCTGTAAGTTTAATTTCTGTTTTGTTTTGAGATGATTTTGGgttaaagattcaatttttgaGTGTTAATTTGATGTGGGGTTGGCTTTGATTGGCTTATTTTACTGATATTTTCATTTAGTTTGGTTATGGTTGTGTTAAAGATTCAGTTTTTGTGAGTAAATTTGATGTGGGGTTGGCTTTGATTGGCTTAGTTGGCTAGTTTTGTTATTAGACTAGCTGAGGGAGCCCTCTGCATGCCCTTCTTGTTGTTTCTGTAAGttcaattttatgtttgttttgagATCATTGTgttaaagattcaatttttcagTGTTAATTTGATGTGGGGTTGGCTTTGATTGGcttattttattgatatttccATTTAGTTTGGTTATGGTAGTGTTAAAGATTCAGTTTTTTAGAGTAAATTTGATTTGGGGTTTGCTCTGATTGGCTTATTTTGCTAGCTTTGTTATTAGACTAGCTGAGGGAGCCCTCTGCATGCACTTCTTGTTGTTTCTGTTTATTTTGAGATACTTATattaaagattcaatttttgaGTGTTAATTTGATGTGGGGTGGCTTTGATTGGCTTGTTTTACTGATATTTCCATTTAGTTTGGTTATGGTTGTGTTAAATTCAGTTTTTGTGAGTAAATTTGATCTGGGGTTTGCTCTGATTGCTTAATTTGCTAGTTTTGTTATTAGCTGATTAAAGAAAAGATAGACTAACTGAGGGAGCCCTTTGCGTGCCCTCCTTGTTGTTTCTTTAAGATAATTCCAGTTTGTTTTGTTATGATTTATGTCAAAGATTCAGTTTTTCAAGAGTTCATATGATATGAGGTTTGCTCTGATTGGCTTATTTTACTAGTTTTTCAAATTGTCGTATGGCTTTAAGTTATTGTATCCAAGTTTTGTAGTTAGACTGaatgaaaagaaacaaataGACTAGCTGAGGGAGCCTTCTCCATGCACTCATTTTTGTTTCTGTAAGttgattccaattttttttgttatgatttATATCAAAGATTCAGTTTTTGAGAGTTAATTTGATCGGGATTTGCTCTGATTGGCTTATTTTGTTGGTTTTTGAAGTAGTTAGTGGATTTATAGTTATTATGGCATTAGCTTTTGTGTTTATTGCTTTACTGTAAAAGAGTATCCCATGTTTGCTATGGGCAAGAGTTTGGTGCTTGAGCAGCTTATGAGG
Coding sequences within:
- the LOC125846109 gene encoding uncharacterized protein LOC125846109; this translates as MVKEGYWMLDAVSQVFPKAHHRWRTYEEEFHDQLKVMGAVSKQAAKDLVWYPAQNWCRAYFDTVCKNHSCENNFTESFNKWILEARAKPIIKMLENIRIKIMNRLQKLEEEGKNWKGDFSPYAMELYNDFNIIAQCCQVQSNGDQGYEVVEGEDRHVVNLNRKKCTCRTWDLTGIPCPHAIKAYLHDKQEPLDQLSWWYSREAYMLVYMHKIQPVRGEKFWKVDPSHAMEPPEIHKLVGRPKLKRKREKDEARKREGVWLASRKGLKMTCGHCSATGHNQRRCPMLQRSKQPTQDVPMSAPQASQEESDSVFMPTPGFIASSSQQSIQPAGPSNSKKIEKKPTGPSKSKRKIVADESEDEQHVAPSSAVADEDRGEHESEDEQTILRPKAISEARTRLQAKKIQIRPTGTRRIGFKGDDNGVSIPTNLPYSPRKLAWKGKETMTSNQLTAEKETRIGNLKAKKGKKSTTSDQLTVEKEKKIGKLKAKRGGKK